The following are encoded in a window of Haliotis asinina isolate JCU_RB_2024 chromosome 14, JCU_Hal_asi_v2, whole genome shotgun sequence genomic DNA:
- the LOC137262264 gene encoding vitelline envelope sperm lysin receptor-like — protein sequence MRVGGCGKSGVACSIALISILLALASGQTTVKPTAKPLRRVVKVKSECSVGRTGLSTINVLSDFPVNVEVFCKNGVVVKPITADGVTYVQKVAFVKDAGTPCIFKELKESLIYKVKVKVSWKTRVKGIHIQNSGNYYTVTCSYGDKAYNSSKSTEIDSSLQTFDEIIQNKGSSMKSDVSMILVNTLNKPMEGTIALGRRLRIQATVKGSVHVRPVSCWAASGNKTYHILVGGCGDGFIFKKTVGFDIEGKIIRSPLFSAFMLPGSNTLNFKCIFVACSNPGACDGSSCYKEKVFKDESLVDNFTTQKSPIALTEITTRPNET from the exons ATGAGGGTTGGAGGTTGTGGGAAGTCGGGCGTCGCTTGTTCG attgccTTGATCTCCATTTTGCTTGCACTGGCTTCTGGTCAGACG ACTGTCAAGCCAACAGCAAAACCACTTCGAAGGGTGGTAAAAG TTAAGTCAGAGTGCAGCGTAGGGAGAACTGGGCTTTCTACCATCAACGTCCTGTCCGACTTCCCTGTCAATGTCGAGGTCTTCTGCAAGAACGGCGTTGTCGTCAAACCCATCACCGCTGATGGAGTGACGTACGTCCAGAAAGTAGCCTTCGTGAAGGATGCAGGGACACCCTGCATATTCAAG GAATTGAAGGAGTCCCTGATTTACAAAGTGAAGGTCAAGGTCTCGTGGAAGACGAGGGTGAAGGGCATCCATATACAAAATTCCGGAAACTACTACACCGTCACCTGTAGTTATGGCGACAAAGCGTACAACTCCAGCAAAAGTACTGAAATTGACAGCAG CCTCCAAACGTTCGATGAGATTATCCAGAACAAGGGGTCGTCGATGAAGTCGGATGTCAGCATGATTCTAGTGAACACACTGAATAAACCCATGGAAGGGACTATCGCCTTAGGAAGACGTCTCCGAATACAGGCTACGGTCAAGG GTAGCGTGCACGTTCGGCCTGTGAGCTGTTGGGCAGCAAGTGGGAATAAAACATACCACATTCTTGTTGGAGG ATGCGGTGAcggtttcattttcaaaaagacTGTCGGCTTCGACATCGAGGGTAAAATAATAAGGAGTCCTCTGTTCAGTGCCTTCATGCTTCCAGGGTCGAACACCTTAAACTTCAAGTGTATTTTTGTTGCCTGCAGCAACCCTGGAGCCTGCGATGGG AGTTCCTGCTACAAGGAAAAGGTGTTCAAGGACGAAAGTCTCGTAG ACAATTTCACTACGCAGAAATCGCCAATAGCCTTAACCGAGATCACTACTAGACCAAACGAGACGTAG